A region from the Fibrobacter sp. genome encodes:
- a CDS encoding BamA/TamA family outer membrane protein: MAFRSAIILLACVFSVFSREIITSVTCEVSGDCDYLRETAMKLISLKVNEPLDTVLLNQSLEALKVCRLFEQVDYERSSGEVKFLLTPAVYVRDIRIKREIPLFEDDVERAMSTYPGDIYTEEMMKVQDSLITALYQREGFISPYVEVSSYQHRSGTDKVLTVKIKAGPFYRLNSLDIRGNNSVSDFRIKRSMRLWRTSLLPGIAGRFVETVLQDDIKGLLELYKSKGFADVQIRDTVITDSLTKLVQVILDIDEGYRYRVKISSEGNRAFRKRTLRKDVTIHKTGNRNNAGVRKSVKAMEKRLANAGFLGAGVEIADTVIQKRKHKRKEVYFSVKAGKRTTVSSIIIKGARRLDEKTIRGQMLHVDKGRDSKRAYNPERLQEDIFAIQTLYRSRGFLSASVNHKVEQSENMVSIVISIDEGKRTFIGDVSVDFSRFPCLDTGKAITVRKGDPFRSDLLKRGAHSLQTIIAEKGYPHAVVTPVVSLSEDSSRADVEFSIEEGPLVTMGDIRYIGAFRTRRRVLERESMVRSGEPLSLKDIVDTQKRVRDLGLFSSIRFRTIGLREKRDTVHMFVEVAEKRSIYGALDGGYQSDKRTFLNAKVGDRNLFGFNREAWVRGEVSQLDSLVRGGSVDEIDCRGEMGISDPRLFGTKIRATVQFYGERESQLNQSWKSVAGGVSGGLTFIPSKDVMLGLGAGYERRKLFQDIGGVQVDTAGIPEELRPRNTVSLKPSFAWDRRDSFTRPRKGMFISSVAELSKSIGSTVDNFLKAQVEGRGYLSPFSFLTFAGVVRGGYLKPWGGAKETPADRRFYLGGTGDVRGFDENLLNPDDTTGGYSSLSASIEARLDIGFNLELAAFADVGRLEDQLVTITPEQFRYSAGVGIRYVTPIGPIGFLYGWKIGRREGESPGKLHFSLGYTF, encoded by the coding sequence ATGGCTTTCAGATCTGCTATAATACTCCTTGCATGTGTTTTTTCCGTTTTCTCCCGGGAAATTATCACCAGTGTTACCTGTGAAGTATCCGGGGATTGTGATTATCTTCGCGAAACAGCGATGAAGCTTATTTCCCTGAAAGTCAATGAGCCTCTGGATACAGTGCTGCTGAATCAGTCACTGGAAGCTCTGAAAGTGTGCCGTCTCTTTGAGCAGGTAGACTATGAAAGATCATCCGGAGAAGTAAAATTCCTCCTTACACCTGCAGTTTATGTGCGTGATATCCGTATAAAAAGGGAGATACCTCTGTTTGAGGATGATGTAGAGAGGGCGATGAGCACTTATCCGGGAGACATTTACACTGAAGAGATGATGAAAGTTCAGGATTCCCTGATTACCGCACTTTATCAGCGTGAGGGATTCATCAGCCCGTATGTTGAGGTATCATCGTACCAGCACCGGTCAGGCACTGACAAGGTCCTTACAGTAAAAATAAAGGCAGGACCGTTTTACAGGCTTAACTCACTTGATATCAGGGGAAACAACTCTGTTTCAGATTTCCGAATAAAGCGCAGCATGAGATTGTGGAGGACATCGCTGCTGCCGGGAATTGCGGGTAGATTTGTGGAAACGGTGCTTCAGGATGACATAAAAGGGCTTCTTGAACTTTACAAGTCAAAAGGATTCGCCGATGTACAGATACGCGATACGGTTATTACCGATTCTCTGACAAAATTGGTACAGGTTATTCTCGATATAGATGAGGGCTACAGGTACAGGGTAAAAATATCCAGCGAAGGAAATCGTGCTTTCAGAAAGCGTACTCTGCGTAAAGATGTTACGATTCACAAGACAGGAAACAGGAACAATGCGGGTGTGAGAAAGTCTGTCAAGGCAATGGAAAAACGCCTGGCCAACGCCGGTTTCCTTGGTGCCGGGGTGGAGATCGCAGACACTGTTATTCAGAAGCGTAAGCATAAAAGAAAAGAAGTGTATTTCTCTGTGAAGGCGGGGAAAAGGACAACTGTATCATCTATTATCATAAAGGGTGCACGCAGGCTGGATGAGAAGACTATCCGCGGGCAGATGCTGCATGTTGACAAAGGCAGGGACAGCAAAAGGGCCTACAACCCGGAAAGACTTCAGGAGGATATTTTCGCTATCCAGACACTTTACCGTTCCAGGGGATTTCTCAGCGCTAGTGTAAACCATAAGGTCGAGCAGTCAGAAAATATGGTATCGATAGTCATTTCCATCGATGAGGGAAAGCGGACCTTTATAGGCGATGTATCTGTCGATTTCTCCAGGTTCCCCTGCCTGGATACAGGCAAGGCGATTACAGTCAGAAAGGGTGATCCATTCCGAAGTGATCTGCTGAAACGGGGTGCTCATTCTTTGCAGACAATAATCGCTGAAAAGGGATATCCCCATGCAGTTGTAACTCCGGTTGTGTCATTGAGTGAAGACAGCAGCCGGGCAGATGTGGAGTTCAGCATCGAGGAGGGGCCGCTTGTGACCATGGGAGATATCCGGTATATCGGTGCGTTCCGTACCCGCAGAAGAGTGCTTGAAAGAGAGTCGATGGTCAGGTCTGGTGAGCCGTTGTCTTTGAAGGATATAGTCGATACCCAGAAGAGAGTGAGGGATCTGGGACTGTTCAGCTCTATCCGGTTCAGGACCATCGGTTTACGTGAGAAAAGAGATACGGTTCATATGTTTGTGGAAGTAGCTGAGAAACGCTCCATCTACGGGGCTCTCGATGGGGGCTATCAGTCGGATAAGAGAACTTTTTTAAATGCAAAGGTGGGTGACCGCAATCTCTTCGGGTTTAACAGAGAGGCATGGGTTAGAGGAGAAGTCAGCCAGCTTGACAGCCTGGTGCGTGGAGGCAGTGTGGATGAGATCGACTGCAGGGGTGAAATGGGTATATCTGATCCCAGGCTTTTTGGCACCAAAATCCGCGCAACGGTCCAGTTTTACGGAGAAAGAGAGTCGCAATTGAATCAGAGCTGGAAATCTGTCGCGGGCGGAGTGTCAGGGGGACTCACCTTTATTCCGAGTAAAGACGTAATGCTTGGCCTTGGAGCGGGCTATGAACGTCGTAAGCTTTTTCAGGATATCGGAGGTGTTCAGGTGGATACAGCCGGGATTCCCGAGGAATTGCGGCCACGTAACACCGTAAGTCTCAAACCCTCTTTTGCCTGGGACCGCAGGGATTCATTTACCCGCCCTCGTAAAGGAATGTTCATCTCCTCTGTTGCTGAACTTTCCAAAAGTATCGGTAGTACTGTTGACAATTTCCTGAAAGCACAGGTCGAGGGCAGGGGATATCTGTCTCCGTTTTCTTTCCTGACATTTGCAGGTGTGGTACGTGGTGGTTATCTCAAACCCTGGGGCGGAGCGAAAGAGACTCCGGCGGACAGGAGGTTCTATTTAGGCGGAACCGGAGATGTGCGCGGGTTTGATGAGAATCTGCTGAACCCTGATGACACCACCGGTGGTTATTCCTCCCTTTCTGCAAGTATAGAGGCGAGGCTGGATATCGGCTTTAATCTGGAACTGGCAGCATTTGCCGATGTCGGGCGGCTGGAGGATCAGCTTGTTACGATTACACCGGAACAGTTCCGTTACTCGGCAGGTGTGGGAATAAGATACGTTACCCCGATAGGGCCGATAGGTTTTCTTTACGGGTGGAAAATAGGACGGAGAGAGGGAGAAAGTCCCGGAAAACTGCATTTCTCACTGGGGTATACGTTCTGA
- a CDS encoding glycoside hydrolase family 5 protein, producing MRIIPFITVLLIYIAAVSAGEPTPVEKHGKLSVKGNKIVDQHGNPVQLRGMSLFWSQWMGDFYNESAVKWLVDDWKVTIIRAALGVKHEETKSGYLYDGSEKEKIITVVNAAIKKGIYVIIDWHDHYAHKNQKESVRFFKEMATRYGEYPNVIYEIFNEPMKVSWSDSVKPYSEAVVSAIRSVDPDNLIILGTPSWCQNVDDAANDPLEGENLAYSLHFYAASHKGELRDKAEAALDKGVALFVTEFGTCVATGNGFLDTAETEEWFEFMDKHHLSWCNWSIANKDETSAALLPGTRPIGYWQASNFTASGKIIRRKLRQYAGIIDVEEVKEKRKSWLRVKPIN from the coding sequence ATGCGTATCATACCATTTATTACAGTCCTTCTTATTTACATTGCGGCAGTTTCCGCCGGCGAGCCCACACCTGTGGAAAAACACGGAAAGCTGAGCGTGAAAGGAAACAAAATAGTCGATCAGCATGGTAATCCGGTTCAACTCAGGGGGATGAGCCTTTTCTGGAGCCAGTGGATGGGAGACTTTTACAATGAGAGTGCTGTCAAATGGCTTGTTGATGACTGGAAAGTCACAATTATTCGCGCAGCGCTGGGAGTAAAGCACGAGGAAACAAAGAGCGGATATTTATACGATGGATCGGAAAAGGAAAAGATAATTACCGTAGTTAATGCTGCAATCAAAAAGGGAATATACGTCATAATTGACTGGCATGATCATTACGCACATAAGAACCAGAAGGAATCTGTGAGATTTTTCAAGGAGATGGCCACCCGTTATGGAGAATATCCAAATGTGATATATGAAATTTTCAATGAGCCTATGAAAGTATCCTGGAGTGATTCAGTCAAGCCCTATTCAGAAGCGGTTGTATCCGCCATCAGATCGGTCGATCCCGACAATTTGATTATCCTGGGCACTCCATCCTGGTGCCAGAATGTTGACGATGCCGCAAATGATCCGCTTGAAGGGGAGAACCTTGCCTATTCGCTTCATTTCTACGCCGCCTCACACAAAGGTGAACTCAGGGATAAAGCCGAAGCAGCCCTTGACAAAGGTGTAGCACTGTTTGTGACTGAATTCGGCACCTGTGTTGCAACCGGCAACGGTTTTCTTGACACTGCTGAGACAGAAGAGTGGTTCGAATTCATGGACAAGCATCATTTGAGCTGGTGCAACTGGTCGATAGCGAACAAGGACGAGACATCCGCAGCCCTCCTGCCCGGCACCCGTCCAATCGGGTACTGGCAGGCGTCAAATTTTACCGCATCAGGAAAGATTATCAGGCGCAAACTCCGTCAGTATGCCGGGATAATCGATGTGGAGGAAGTAAAAGAGAAGAGAAAAAGCTGGTTGCGGGTAAAACCGATAAATTGA
- a CDS encoding efflux RND transporter permease subunit produces MTLSQFSVTRRVTISMLVLIIILFGIISFTKLGLDLFPELEFPILTVTISYPGAAAEDVEELITRPVEQVISTIKGLDKLNSTSSEGMSIITATFDWGTNLDFAGQDIRENISRIRKYMPEGIEDPMVFKFDVSQMPVIFYGVSGMSSTSELKTYLEQTLAPRIERLDGVAGVVVGGGKEREINVYLDKTRLDIYKISPEMVMAAIGSANSNVSSGHVKAGHQEYTIRTMGEYPDVKSVAGTIITVINGSPVRVGDIARVEDTFKEERHIMRLNGKDGVVLFVTKQSGSNTLAVANNIKNLLKELRPSMPQDLTFMTIFDQGEMVEKATGNASSSAALGALLAVLILWLFLRNWRPTLVITLAIPISIITTFIGLYALGYTFNIITIGGFALAVGMLVDNAVVVIENIYRHLELGEHRNTAAIKGTNQVFLAITASTLTTVAVFVPLSLAGGYAGKLARPLSLTICAGLAASLFVAVTIIPMMASVIFKKRTFHKGEESVEAHGGRIFQMVTKMYEGGLRWCLNHWFLVLGTTFILFILSLAGIKVIGGEFIPEGDDGMGQIMIRMPVGTNLDETNRLVTAIEKKIISIPEMEGVAVMIGRIDDRGGEGASDVNEAQIFFRLVPFEERVRSTKQVINEIRQSVPELHDVIIEFPSMGGMGSATSPVELKFYGKELDQLKAFADSAKVKLSKMSGLYDVNTSMREGKPELRIFPDRDKAALMGLSMLDIGNGIKYANLGQVITRYREAGDEYDVRIRLDEADRSTRSSITSLPLISRSGVVSQVGNVGDIVKTTGPITIERENRVRKISVTANTKERNIQAYIEQVKAELKPLEASMPNGYFVEYGGSYKDMQETFGDLLFAFAIAVVLIYMVMAAQFESFSQPFVVMFTVPLAFIGIVGGLMIMGHPLSVPALMGVIILAGIVVNNGIVMISFINDLRKEGVPKREAIVRGSVLRLRPILITSLTTIIGVLPMALSTKQGSEMQSPMGTVVAFGLLTSTLLTLFVVPILYSAVDRISHFTRSRVKKKVLGHTD; encoded by the coding sequence ATGACGCTTTCACAATTCTCGGTAACCAGGCGTGTCACGATAAGCATGCTTGTGCTTATCATAATACTGTTTGGGATTATTTCGTTTACAAAACTGGGATTGGATCTTTTTCCGGAGCTTGAGTTCCCGATCCTTACGGTTACAATCTCCTATCCCGGCGCTGCTGCCGAGGATGTGGAGGAGCTTATTACCCGCCCGGTTGAGCAGGTGATATCAACCATCAAGGGTCTTGACAAGCTCAATTCTACCTCATCCGAAGGAATGTCGATAATAACTGCTACATTTGACTGGGGAACAAACCTTGATTTTGCGGGTCAGGACATCCGGGAAAATATCAGCCGTATACGCAAGTATATGCCTGAAGGGATTGAAGATCCGATGGTTTTCAAGTTTGATGTCTCCCAGATGCCGGTGATCTTCTACGGGGTATCCGGGATGAGCAGCACATCTGAGCTGAAAACCTACCTTGAGCAGACTCTGGCCCCCAGGATTGAGAGACTTGACGGGGTTGCAGGAGTAGTTGTAGGCGGAGGTAAGGAGAGAGAGATAAATGTATACCTGGACAAGACCCGTCTTGACATTTACAAGATAAGCCCCGAAATGGTAATGGCGGCAATCGGGTCTGCAAACTCCAATGTTTCCAGCGGTCATGTCAAAGCGGGCCATCAGGAATACACAATCCGGACCATGGGTGAATACCCTGATGTCAAGTCTGTTGCAGGTACCATCATTACTGTGATAAACGGCTCTCCAGTAAGAGTGGGAGATATAGCGAGGGTGGAAGACACTTTCAAGGAAGAGCGTCACATAATGAGGCTCAACGGCAAGGATGGAGTTGTGCTGTTTGTTACTAAGCAGAGTGGATCAAATACTCTTGCTGTGGCGAACAATATCAAAAATCTCCTGAAGGAACTTCGCCCATCAATGCCTCAGGATCTCACTTTCATGACAATCTTTGATCAGGGTGAAATGGTTGAAAAGGCAACCGGAAACGCAAGCAGTTCTGCTGCCCTGGGAGCTTTACTGGCAGTACTTATCCTGTGGCTTTTTCTTCGCAACTGGCGTCCCACACTCGTTATCACTCTTGCCATACCGATATCGATTATCACAACTTTCATAGGGTTGTATGCCCTGGGTTATACATTTAATATCATCACCATAGGAGGTTTCGCCCTCGCGGTGGGTATGCTGGTTGACAATGCGGTTGTGGTGATTGAAAATATTTACCGTCATCTCGAACTTGGCGAGCATCGCAACACTGCAGCTATCAAGGGCACAAATCAGGTATTTCTGGCTATTACGGCATCAACTCTGACTACTGTGGCTGTTTTTGTGCCACTTTCTCTTGCCGGTGGATATGCCGGTAAATTGGCCAGACCTTTGTCACTGACAATCTGCGCAGGACTTGCCGCATCACTTTTTGTCGCAGTTACGATTATACCGATGATGGCATCGGTGATATTCAAAAAGCGTACATTCCACAAGGGTGAAGAGTCTGTCGAGGCACATGGCGGAAGAATATTTCAAATGGTTACAAAGATGTACGAGGGCGGATTGCGCTGGTGTCTTAACCATTGGTTCCTTGTGCTTGGTACCACTTTTATTCTCTTTATCTTAAGCCTTGCCGGAATAAAAGTGATCGGTGGAGAATTTATCCCTGAGGGTGATGACGGCATGGGGCAGATCATGATAAGGATGCCTGTAGGGACAAATCTTGACGAAACCAACAGGCTGGTTACCGCGATAGAGAAGAAGATCATTTCCATCCCGGAGATGGAAGGTGTTGCGGTGATGATTGGAAGGATCGATGACCGCGGCGGAGAGGGAGCCAGTGATGTCAATGAGGCACAGATCTTTTTCCGTCTGGTACCTTTTGAGGAGAGGGTGCGTTCCACTAAACAGGTGATAAATGAGATCAGGCAGTCTGTACCTGAACTGCATGATGTCATCATCGAGTTTCCATCAATGGGTGGAATGGGATCCGCAACCAGTCCCGTAGAGTTGAAGTTTTACGGCAAGGAACTTGACCAGCTTAAAGCATTTGCCGATTCAGCAAAAGTGAAGCTCTCAAAGATGAGCGGATTATACGATGTAAATACATCCATGCGTGAAGGTAAACCTGAGCTTAGAATATTTCCGGACCGTGACAAGGCTGCTTTAATGGGACTCTCGATGCTTGATATCGGTAACGGGATAAAATACGCCAATTTAGGGCAGGTTATAACCCGGTACAGAGAAGCAGGTGACGAGTACGATGTCAGAATCAGGCTTGATGAGGCTGACCGCTCAACAAGAAGCAGCATCACATCTCTGCCCCTTATCTCCCGTTCAGGTGTTGTAAGTCAGGTAGGTAATGTCGGTGATATAGTCAAAACCACAGGGCCTATCACCATCGAGAGGGAAAACAGGGTAAGGAAGATTTCTGTGACCGCCAATACAAAAGAGAGGAATATCCAGGCATACATTGAGCAAGTCAAGGCGGAACTGAAACCTCTTGAGGCGAGCATGCCAAACGGGTATTTCGTGGAATACGGCGGGTCTTACAAAGACATGCAGGAAACATTCGGTGATCTCCTCTTCGCCTTTGCAATAGCAGTAGTTCTTATTTACATGGTTATGGCTGCACAGTTTGAGAGTTTTTCTCAGCCCTTTGTGGTTATGTTTACAGTGCCGCTTGCCTTTATAGGAATCGTTGGGGGACTTATGATCATGGGTCATCCTTTGTCTGTGCCCGCGCTTATGGGAGTGATTATCCTTGCCGGTATAGTGGTTAACAACGGTATAGTGATGATCTCCTTTATAAATGATCTGCGTAAAGAGGGTGTTCCGAAGAGAGAGGCAATCGTCCGTGGTTCAGTTCTCCGTCTGCGCCCGATTCTCATTACCTCTTTGACAACCATTATTGGTGTGCTGCCGATGGCACTCAGTACAAAGCAGGGTTCAGAAATGCAGAGTCCGATGGGTACAGTGGTAGCATTCGGGCTTCTGACATCAACACTGCTTACACTGTTTGTAGTTCCTATACTCTACAGTGCGGTAGACAGGATCAGCCACTTTACAAGAAGCCGTGTAAAGAAAAAAGTTCTGGGGCATACAGACTGA